The genomic DNA CAGCATTTCTGGTAACGCGCACCGTACTGGTAGCCGCCCGTACAAGGCTTCGGATAGAACTTGTTCTCGGTAAGGATTCCGTTTTCCAACCCCGCACCCGCCGTCACAAGCTTAAAGACCGAAGCCGGAGGGTACGTCCCCGAAATCGCTCGGTTCGTAAGCGGTCTCATCGAATCGAGCGCCACGTGCGCCCAGCCCTTGTTGCGTTCACGCTTTTTCAGCGAGAATATGTTCGGGTCCAGTCGCGGCGAAGAAACCATCGCAAGAATTTCACCGTTTCTCGGGTCAATCGCCACCAGCGCCCCCCTCGCCGAATCAGGAATAGCCTCTTCGGCCACCTTCTGCAAGCGAAGATCTATGGTCGAAACAAGCCGAAGCCCCGGAACGGAAGCCGTTCCCTCGACACCCTCGACCGTCCCCAGTTCGCGTCCGGAGGCGTTCACTTCCACAAGCTTCATCCCGTTCTTTCCACGGAATTCCTTGTCGTAGAACTGTTCCAGCCCCTTCTGGCCAATACGGTCGCCTTGCGAGTAATCCTTATATTCAGGCAGCTTCAGCTGTTCTTCCGAAATTTCACTCGTATAACCCAGCGCATGCGAGGCGAGCGTTCCATACGGGTAATCGCGCCTCGATTCAATGACCGTCACCACGCCCGGCAATTCTTCGGAATGTTCCTCGATCACCGCCACCTGTTCCGCCGAGGCATCTTCCAGCAAGCGGATAGGACGGTTCTTTATCCAGCGCGAACGCTGAAACGCCGTATCCAGGGAAAGGGAATCAAAGAGCCTTTCTCCCGAGGTATCGCGAATTCCAAGCAACCTGTTGAACAGCGTGTCGCGCTCCGCCTTTTTCCGCGGCATATTCATCGACATCAGCGCAATCTGGTAAGAGGGCCTATTGCGAACCAGCACCTCGCCGTTGCGGTCGTAAATGTAGCCGCGTTCGGCCACCAGCACCACCTTGCGGATGCGGTTATTTTCGGAACGCTGCAGGTTCTCGTCGTAATGAGTATACTGGAGCGAAAACAGGCGCATCAAAAGGATTGCAAACAAGATAACAATCCCCGCCATGTAGATCAGGATATTCCAGTTCCTGTTCTGCAGAGCCTCGTTTTCGTTCATCGACTTATGCATGCTTCTTCTTTTTCTTTCCCAGATCCAGATAGAAGAAAATACCGCCGACAAGCATCGTGTAGATGCATTCGGGCAGGGACTTCGTCAAGAAAAGGTTCGTCACGACATCCTTGGAAAGCCCGGTAATGAGATAATAAATCATATCGCACACAAAAAAGCCGACA from uncultured Fibrobacter sp. includes the following:
- the mrdA gene encoding penicillin-binding protein 2; this translates as MHKSMNENEALQNRNWNILIYMAGIVILFAILLMRLFSLQYTHYDENLQRSENNRIRKVVLVAERGYIYDRNGEVLVRNRPSYQIALMSMNMPRKKAERDTLFNRLLGIRDTSGERLFDSLSLDTAFQRSRWIKNRPIRLLEDASAEQVAVIEEHSEELPGVVTVIESRRDYPYGTLASHALGYTSEISEEQLKLPEYKDYSQGDRIGQKGLEQFYDKEFRGKNGMKLVEVNASGRELGTVEGVEGTASVPGLRLVSTIDLRLQKVAEEAIPDSARGALVAIDPRNGEILAMVSSPRLDPNIFSLKKRERNKGWAHVALDSMRPLTNRAISGTYPPASVFKLVTAGAGLENGILTENKFYPKPCTGGYQYGARYQKCWGTHGNLNVVNAIRLSCDVFFYQAGLDIDMARINEFGRRFGLGEKPLGIDIPGEKAGWLPDSASFNQRNKRLGWRWARGLILNLSIGQGQIVTPLQQATLIGSLATGKGVYRPHFMKELRDSQGNVVRRYEPEIVRPGNMKEYTHRILLAAMDSVVNHPGGTGKRGAIPGIRVGAKTGSGEWKKGEKTHAWYAAVAPLYDPEIAVAVIMEAAGGGGAVSGPIAKKVMTAYFENKAMDEEGEK